Sequence from the Streptomyces sp. R33 genome:
CCTACGGCATCGTAAGTATGGCAAAGCCGCAGCCCGGGGCAAGAGGAGCACGGCCGGGCCCGGGGCGCTCGAAACAGCGCCCGCCGCAGGCCGCGCGCCGCCTGGTGAGACGTTTAGCAGGGCGCGAGCGAACGACACCTATCCTGGTGTCGTCGGACAGCGCGGTCCGCACGGGCAGCCGAGCTGCGCATCAGGTGGGGGACACCCCCGGGACCCCTCCCAGCCGTGGCTGGGCAAGGAAACCCGGGACGCACACCCCAGCGCACCCCGGAGCCCACCTCCCAGTAGCGCTCGAACACTGCAAGGAGCCGCACCTGTGAGCAGTGCTGACCAGGCCTCCTCCACCCCGGCCAAGGCCCGGGCCACCGCCGTCGCCGCCAACGCAGAGCTGCGGGCGGACATCCGCCGCCTCGGCGACCTCCTCGGCGAGACCCTCGTCCGCCAGGAAGGCCAAGACCTCCTCGACCTCGTCGAACGCGTGCGCGCCCTGACGCGCACCGACGGCGAAGCCGCCGCCGCACTGCTCGGCGAGACCGACCTGGAGACCGCCGCCAAGCTCGTACGGGCCTTCTCCACCTACTTCCACCTGGCCAACGTCACCGAACAGGTGCACCGCGGCAAGGAACTGCGCGCCCACCGGGCCGCCGAAGGCGGGCTGCTCGCGCGCACCGCCGACATGCTCAAGGACGCCGACCCCGAACACCTGCGCGAAACGGTCCGGAACCTCAACGTCCGACCCGTCTTCACCGCACACCCCACCGAGGCAGCCCGCCGCAGCGTCCTCAACAAGCTGCGCCGCATCGCCGCCCTCCTCGAAGAGCCCGTCGCCGGCGCCGGCGAACGCCGCCGCCACGACCTGCGCCTCGCCGAGAACATCGACCTCGTCTGGCAGACCGACGAGCTCCGCGTCGTGCGCCCCGAACCCGCCGACGAGGCCCGCAACGCCATCTACTACCTCGACGAGCTCCACGCCGGCGCCGTCGGCGACGTACTCGAGGACCTCGCCGCGGAACTCCAGCGCGTCGGCGTCGAGCTGCCCGCAGGCACCCGCCCCCTCACCTTCGGCACCTGGATCGGCGGCGACCGCGACGGCAACCCCAACGTCACCCCCGACGTCACCCGCGACGTACTGATCCTCCAGCACGAACACGGCATCACCGACGCCCTCGAGCTCGTCGACTACCTGCGCGGACTGCTGTCGAACTCCATCCGCTACACCGGCGCCACCGAGGAACTCCTCTCCTCCCTCCAGGCCGACCTCGAACGCCTCCCCGAGATCAGCCCGCGCTACAAGCGGCTGAACGCCGAGGAGCCGTACCGCCTCAAGGCCACCTGCATCCGCCAGAAGCTCGTCAACACCCGCGAGCGCCTCGCCAAGGGCACCCCCCACGAGGAAGGCCGCGACTACCTCGGCACCGCCGAGCTCCTCACCGACCTCACCCTCATCCAGACCTCCCTGCGCGAACACCGCGGCGCCCTCTTCGCCGACGGCCGCATGGACCGCACCATCCGCACGCTGGCCGCCTTCGGCCTCCAGCTCGCCACCATGGACGTCCGCGAACACGCCGACGCCCACCACCACGCCCTCGGCCAGCTCTTCGACCGCCTCGGCGAGGAATCCTGGCGCTACGCCGACATGCCCCGCGACTACCGGCAGAAGCTCCTCGCCAAGGAACTGCGCTCCCGCCGCCCCCTCGCACCCACCCCGGCACCGCTCGACGCCGCCGGTCACAAGACCCTCGGCGTCTTCTCCGCCATCAAGGAAGCCTTCGAGAAGTTCGGCCCCGAAGTCATCGAGTCCTACATCATCTCGATGTGCCAGGGCGCCGACGACGTCTTCGCCGCCGCCGTCCTCGCCCGCGAAGCCGGCCTCATCGACCTCCACGCCGGCTGGGCCAAGATCGGCATCGTCCCGCTCCTCGAAACCACCGACGAGCTCAAGGCCGCCGACGTCATCCTCGACGCCATGCTCGCCGACCCCTCCTACCGGCGCCTCGTCTCCCTGCGCGGCGACGTCCAGGAGGTCATGCTCGGCTACTCCGACTCAAGCAAGTTCGGCGGCATCACCACCAGCCAGTGGGAGATCCACCGCGCCCAGCGCCGCCTGCGCGACGTCGCCCACCGCTACGGAGTACGCCTGCGCCTCTTCCACGGCCGCGGCGGCACCGTCGGCCGCGGCGGCGGCCCCTCCCACGACGCGATCCTCGCGCAGCCCTGGGGCACCCTCGAAGGCGAGATCAAGGTCACCGAGCAGGGCGAGGTCATCTCCGACAAGTACCTCGTACCGTCCCTCGCCCGCGAAAACCTCGAACTGACCGTCGCGGCGACCCTGCAGGCCTCCGCCCTGCACACCGCCCCCCGCCAGTCCGAGGACGACCTCGCCCGCTGGGACGCGGCCATGGACACCGTCTCCGACGCCGCACACACCGCGTACCGCGAACTCGTCGAAGACCCCGACCTGCCGTCGTACTTCTTCGCCGCCACCCCCGTCGACCAGCTCGCCGACCTCCACCTCGGCTCCCGGCCCTCCCGCCGCCCCGACTCCGGCGCCGGCCTCGACGGCCTGCGCGCCATCCCGTGGGTCTTCGGCTGGACCCAGTCCCGCCAGATCGTCCCCGGCTGGTACGGCGTCGGCTCCGGCCTCAAGGCCCTGCGCGAAGCCGGCGGCGAAGCCGCCCTCGCCGAGATGGGCGAGCGATGGCACTTCTTCCGCAACTTCCTCTCCAACGTCGAGATGACGCTGGCCAAGACGGACCTGCGGATCGCCCGCCACTACGTCGACACCCTCGTCCCCGACGAGCTCAAGCACGTCTTCGCCCGCATCGAAGCCGAACACGAGCTCACCGTCCGCGAAGTCCTGCGCATCACCGGCGGCCAGAAGCTCCTGGACTCCAACCCGGTCCTCCAGCAGACCTTCGCCGTCCGCGACGCCTACCTGGACCCGATCTCCTACCTCCAGGTCTCCCTGCTGGCCCGCCAGCGCGCCGCCGCAGCCCGCGGCGAAGACCCCGACCCGCTGCTCGCCCGAGCCCTGCTGCTCACGGTGAACGGCGTGGCGGCAGGCCTGCGCAACACCGGCTGACGCCGCACCCCGGTATCCGTGTCCGTCACCCTTTGTGATGACGGCCACGGATACCGGGCTGCGCCGCAGCCGGCAGCGACGAGGATCGCACCATGGGACAGCACTGGCCTCGGCCTCCCGTGGAGGGGTACGTCGTCGAAGACCTCATGGCGTGCCCGGCCTCCCGCGGCACACCGAACTGATCGACGGCAACCTCGTGTTCTCGGCACCGCAGCCGGTGTTCGGCCCTACCCGGTCGCCGACACCGTGCTCGTCGTCGAGGATGTAGCCCGTCAGGAGTTGTACGCCGACTGGGCCCGCTCCAGGCCCTCCGCGATCAGGCACTCCACGGAGTCCGCCGCCCGGTCCACGAACCAGTCCAGCTCCTTGCGCTCCGTCGACGAGAAGTCCTTCAACACGAAGTCCGCCACCTGCATACGGCCCGGCGGACGGCCGATACCGCACCGCACCCGGTGGTACTCCGGCCCCATCGACTTCGTCATCGACTTCAGGCCGTTGTGCCCGTTGTCCCCGCCGCCCAGCTTCAGCCGCAACGTCGGATAGTCGATGTCCAATTCGTCATGGACCGCCACGATCCGGTCCACCGGAACCTTGTAGAAATCGCGCAGCGCCGTCACCGGCCCGCCCGACAGGTTCATGAACGACATGGGCTTCGCCAGCACCACCCGCCGGTTCGCCGGCCCCGGCGGACCCATCCGGCCCTCCACCACCTGCGCCCGCGCCTTGTGCGCCTTGAACTTCCCGCGCATCCGCTCGGCCAGCAGGTCCACCACCATGAACCCGATGTTGTGGCGGTTGCCCGCGTACTCCGCCCCCGGGTTACCGAGGCCGACGATCAGCCACGGCGCCGCATCGTCCGACATCCATGCTCCTTAACGAGGACGACCGCCGTCCCGCTCCCAGTGGAGCCGGACGGCGGTCGTTCAGCAAGTGCTGAGGTGGGAAAGCGAGGCTCAGGCCTCTGCGCCCTCGGTGGCGGCCTCGGCGGCCGGCTCCTCGGCCTGCGGGGCGACGACCTGCAGAACGGCGGTCTCGCCGTCGACGGCCAGCGTGGTGCCGGTCGGCAGGACCAGGTCGGACGCGTGGATGGTGGCGCCGGCCTCGAGGCCCTCGATGGAGACGGTGACCTCGGTCGGGATGTGGGTCGCCTCGGCCTCGACCGAGATGGTGTTCAGAAGGGTCTCCAGCATGTTGGCGCCCGCGGCCAGCTCGCCCTCGGTGACGACCGGAACCTCGACCGTGACCTTCTCGCCCTTCTTGACGATCAGGAAGTCGACGTGGGAGACCGAACGCTTCAGCGGGTGCTTCTGCACGGCCTTCGGGATGACCAGCTCGGTGCCGTCGCCCGCGATGTCCAGGGAGATCAGGACGTTCGGGGTACGCAGCGCCAGCGCCAGGCCGTGGCCCTCGACGTTGACGTGCTTCGGGTCGTTGCCGTGACCGTAGATGACACCGGGAACCATGGCGTCGCGACGGGCCTGACGGGCAGAGCCCTTGCCGAAGGTGGTGCGGAGCTCGGCGGAAAGCTTGACCTCGGACATGCTCACTCCTCGTGGGGTGACGGAAGAAGGACAACGGTCACCCGGCCTGAACGGCCTGCTACGAAGAGCGCGTCGATAACGGAGCGCCGACACCAAAAAGGTGCGGCCTCCCTCGCCGAGCAACTCGTAGAGTCTACCCGGCGCGGAGGCCGCACCCAAAAGGATCTCTGTACTACCGGTTACTGCTGCTCTTCGAACAGGCTCGTGACCGAACCGTCCTCGAAGACCTCGCGCACCGCACGCGCGACCATCGGAGCGATCGACAGCACCGTGATCTTGTCGAGCTCCAGGTCCGACGGGTCCGGCAGGGTGTTCGTGAAGATGAACTCGCTGACCTTCGAGTTCTTCAGGCGGTCCGCCGCCGGCCCCGACAGGATGCCGTGCGTCGCCGTCACGATCACGTCCTCCGCACCGTGCGCGAACAGCGCATCGGCAGCGGCGCAGATGGTGCCACCCGTGTCGATCATGTCGTCGACCAGGACACAGACACGGCCCCGGACCTCACCCACGACCTCGTGGACCGTCACCTGGTTCGCGACGTCCTTGTCCCGGCGCTTGTGCACGATCGCCAGCGGAGCGTCCAGACGGTCGCACCAGCGGTCGGCGACGCGCACACGGCCGGCGTCCGGGGACACGATCGTCAGCTTCGTCCGGTCCACCTTCGCGCCCACGTAGTCCGCGAGGACCGGCAGCGCCGAAAGGTGGTCCACCGGACCGTCGAAGAAGCCCTGGATCTGGTCCGTGTGCAGGTCGACCGTCAGGATGCGGTCCGCACCCGCGGTCTTCAGCAGATCGGCGACCAGACGCGCCGAGATCGGCTCGCGACCCTTGTGCTTCTTGTCCTGGCGGGCGTACCCGTAGGACGGGATGATCACCGTGATGGAGCGGGCCGACGCACGCTTCAGCGCGTCGATCATGATCAGCTGCTCCATGATCCACTTGTTGATCGGAGCCGTGTGGCTCTGGATCAGGAAGCAGTCCGCGCCACGAGCCGACTCCTGGAAACGAACGTAGATCTCACCGTTCGCGAAGTCGAAAGCCTTGGTCGGCACGAGGGCAACGCCCAGCTGATGCGCAACCTCCTCGGCCAGCTCGGGGTGGGCGCGGCCGGAGAAGAGCATCAGCTTCTTCTCGCCGGTCGTCTTGATCCCGGTCACAGCACAGTCTCCTCAGACGTGTTGAAAGCTGCTCGCCCCCGTGTGCGTCCGTCCCGCACACGGTGAGCCAGCCGAATTGCGTGCACCTATCACGGTACGCCGTCCCGGGCGTACCTGTTTCCGGTCAGTTCACCTCAACGAGGCCTCAACGGGGGTCGGAGTCCTCCTGGACCGCCGACTGAGCCGCCGTCGCCGCAGCACTTCCCGGACGCTTGCGAGCCACCCAGCCCTCGATATTCCGCTGCTGACCACGGGCCACCGCCAGCGCACCCGGCGGCACATCCTTCGTGATCACCGACCCGGCAGCCGTGTACGCGCCGTCCCCGATCGTGATGGGCGCCACAAACATGTTGTCCGAGCCCGTCTTGCAATGTGAGCCGATCGTCGTGTGGTGCTTGTGCTCACCGTCGTAGTTCACGAACACGCTCGCCGCGCCGATGTTCGTGTACTCACCGATCGTCGCGTCACCCACATAGGACAGGTGCGGCACCTTCGTGCCCTCACCGATCTTCGCGTTCTTCATCTCCACGTACGTGCCGGCCTTCGCCTTCAGGCCCAGGTCCGTACCCGGACGCAGATACGCGTACGGACCGACCGACGCCGACTCGCCGATGACCGCCGTGTCCGCCACCGTGTTGTCCACCCGCGCCCGCGGACCGACCTGCGTGTCCTTGAGCCGCGTGTTCGGACCGACCTCGGCCCCCTCGGCGACGTGCGTCGCGCCGAGCAGCTGCGTACCCGGGTGGATCAGCGCGTCCTGCCCGAACGTCACCGTCACGTCCACGAACGTGCTCGCCGGGTCGACCACCGTCACGCCCGCCAGCATCGCCTGCTCGAGGAGACGGGCGTTGAGCAGCGCGCGGGCCTCGGCCAGCTGCACGCGGTTGTTGATCCCCAGGATCTGGCGGTGGTCGGCGCCGACCGCAGCACCGACGCGGTGCCCCGCCTCGCGCAGGATGCCGAGCACGTCGGTGAGGTACTCCTCGCCCTGGCTGTTGTCCGTACGCACCTTGCCGAGCGCGTCGGCGAGCAGGGCGCCGTCGAAGGCGAAGACCCCGGAGTTGATCTCCCGGATCGCGCGCTGGGAGTCGGTGGCGTCCTTGTGCTCGACGATGGCGGTGACGGCGCCGGCGCCGTCCCGGACGATGCGGCCGTAGCCGGTGGAGTCCGGCACCTCGGCGGTGAGCACGGTGACGGCGTTGCCGTCGGCCTCGTGCGTGGCCGCGAGCTGCTGCAGCGTCTCCCCGGTGAGCAGGGGCGTGTCGCCGCAGACGACGATGACGGTCCCGTCGACGGTGCCGCCGAGCTCCTCGAGGGCCATGCGGACGGCGTGCCCGGTGCCGTTCTGCTCGTACTGGACGGCGGTGCGGACGCCGGCGTCGATCTCGGCGAGGTGCGCGGTGACCTGCTCGCGGGCGTGGCCGACGACGACCACGAGGTGTGCGGGGTCCAGCTCGCGCGAGGCGGCGACGACGTGGCCCACGAGCGAGCGCCCGCAGATCTCGTGCAGAACCTTGGGAGTGGCCGACTTCATGCGGGTGCCTTCACCCGCTGCGAGTACGACGACGGCTGCCGGGCGGTTGGCGCTCACGGGGATGCCCTTCGGCTTCGGGTGGTGGACCCGTGAAGGATACCGGGGGGCCACACCCCGGAAACGAAGCCGGGTCCCGACCGACTGGTCAGGACCCGAGCTTGCGAGGCTCCCGAGGAAGGAATCGAACCCTCATTCAATGGACCAAAACCATTTGTCCTGCCATTAGACGACTCGGGATAGTTCGCCATTTATGTCCGATTTGGCTGATCGAACTGCGATGCAGCCCCTACTATGCCGCACCACCAGCCTTCAATGCGACGGTACAGACCGGCGCTTTGGAGTACGCGAACGGCCAGACAGCCGTAGTAACTCTCGCCGGTGTTCTTCCGGGTGGTTTTCGGGCTGTGTCGCTTGAGCGTGGTCTTGAGGAACTGGCCGGGGGCGGCTCGGGTGAGCTCTACCCAGAACCTCTCCGCGCCGCCGACGTCGGCGGTTTCGTGGATGGTGACGGCGTAACGAAGGTGTTCCTCTTCGACGCCGAGCAGGCGCAGCCAGGCGAGGTAAACGGTCACCATTCCGGGGTCGCTGTTCACGAAGATTGCGCGTTCCCGGCGGTCGTACGCCTTGTCCTTGCTGCCCTCGGACCAGTAGAGGCCGACACCCACGAGGAAGAGTTCACGCTCCGACATGGCGCCGATCTCTGCGGCCGCAGCCCGTTTGGTCTCGCGACGGTCCTGTTCGCGGACTTCGAGGGTGCGCTCCCACCCCCGCCGCGCAATGGCCGAGGCTTCTTCCGGGGCGCGACGCCTTTCCGGCGTCGGGAGATCGCGGACCCAGAGGGAGATGGAGCTCTTCGAGCAGCCCAGCTCGACCTGGATCTGGTCGTAGGTCATGCCCTGGAGGCGGAGTTCGCGGGCGCGGTCGCGGAGGTCGTCCTTCGCGTTCGGGCGCTTCGTCCATTCGGGGGCCGGTTCGCCGTCCAGCAGGCGATTGAGGATGTCGTTGTTGTGGACGCTCAGGCGGTCGCGGATCTGGCGGCGGCTGAGGCCCTCGCGGCGGAGGGCGACGGCCTGCTCGCGGAGATCCTCGAAGGTTGCGGCGCCCGTGCGGAGGCCGCCTGTGCCGTCGCCGGGGCGACGTCGGATTTCGGTCATGTCGCCAATGTCGTCCGGAATGCGGGATTCAGGTCTCGCTCAGCGGACGATTCAGCCGTACGTGCGATTGCCCTCGGTTTCCCGGAATTCCGTTCGCTTCTGTGCTGGGGGCGCTGCGTACGCTGGACGGCATGACCGTTTCGGGGGAAGAGCAGGGCGGGGCCGGGCGCGACGGGCCCTTGTGGTGGGAGCGGCGGCGGGGGGCCGTGCTCGATGTGGGGCTGGCGGTGGTGTCCGCCGTCGAGTGCGCCGTCGAGGGGGTGCCGTTCGCGCGCGAGGCCGGGGTGCCGGTGGCGGTGGGGGTGCTGTTCGGGCTGCTCGTGGGGTCCACGCTCGTACTGCGGCGGCGCTGGCCGATCGCGGTGGTGCTGGTGGGGATCGCCGTGTCGCCGGCCGCGATGGGGTTCCTGCTCGGGGTGGTGGGGCTGTACACGCTGGCCGAGTGCGAGGTGCCGCGGCGGATCACGGCGACGCTGACGTCGATGTCGTTGGTCGCGACGTTCGTGGTGATGTACGTGCGGACCAGCGGGGACCAGGGGGCCTCGCGTTCGCTCGTCATCGTGTTGTCGGTGTTCGTGGCGGTGGCGCTGACCGTGCCGCCGGTGCTGCTGGGTCTGTACATAGGGGCGCGGCGCCGGCTGATGGAGAGCCTGCAGGAGCGGGCGGATTCGCTGGAGCGGGAGCTGTCGCTGCTCGCGGACCGGGCGGAGGAGCGGGCCGAGTGGGCCCGTACGGAGGAGCGGACGCGGATCGCGCGGGAGATGCACGACGTGGTGGCGCACCGGGTGTCGCTGATGGTGGTGCATGCGGCGGCGCTGGAGGCGGTGGCGGCGAAGGATCCGGCGCGGGCGGCGAAGAACGCGGCGCTGGTGGGTGACATGGGGCGGCAGGCGTTGACGGAGCTGCGGGAGATGTTGGGGGTGCTGCGGGTGGCCGAGTCGCCGAAGCGGGCTCCTGCCGCTGCTTCTGCTGCGGTGGTGCCGGTGGCTGCGCTGGTGGGGAGTTTCGAGGAGGGGCCCGGGCCCTCGCTGGGTGAGTTGGAGGCGCTGGTGGGGCAGTCGCGGGCGGCCGGGATGGTCGTGGAGCTGGATGTGCGGGGTGTGGGGGAGGGGTATCCGGCGGAGGTGGAGCAGACGGCGTACCGGGTGGTGCAGGAGGCGTTGACCAACTGTCACAAGCATGCGCCGGGTGCGAGGGTCGTGGTGCGGCTGGCTCATCGGGAGGGTGAGGTGGCCATGCAGGTGGAGAACGGGCCGTGCGGGGCGGATGTGGTGCAGCCGGGGCTGCCGAGTGGCGGGAACGGGCTGGTCGGGATGCGGGAGCGGGTGCTCGGGCTGGGTGGGGTGTTCGTGTCCGGTCCGACGGACGAGGGGGGCTTCAAGGTGTCGGCGGTGCTGCCGCGGGGTTCCCGGCGGGCGTAGGGCCCGTGCGGCGGCCCGTGCCGTGGTAGGGGCGGCCGCCGCGGCGGGCGGTGCGGGACGGCCGCCGGTTCTGCAGCGCCGTGCCCGGCTGGGCGGGGCGGTTGCCGCCGGCGGCGCGGCCCGGGGGTCAGGCGGCCGTCGTGAGGCGGGTGGGTTGGAGGCCGGTGAGGAGGAGGGTCAGGGCTTCGTCCACGGCGCCGCCGAGGTACCAGTCGCCGGTGTGGTCGATGCCGTAGACGCGGCCTTCGCGGTCGATGGCGAGGTGCGAGTCGGCGTCGGCGTCGACGCCGAGGGGGCAGAGCTCGGTGGACAGGGCGCGGCCGAGGTCGGCGAAGGTGCGTGCGAGGTGGAGTCCGGTGAGGGGGTCCAGGCGCACGGGGACCGGCGCTATCTGGCGGCCCGGGCCGGGGGCGGTGACGGTGAGTCCGCCGAATTCGGCCCAGGCCTCGACGGCGGCGGGGAAGACGGTGTGCCGGTGTCCGGCGGGGGTGGTGTGGTCCCGGAGGGCGTCGGCCCAGAACTCGGCCTGCTTGATGTCCCAGCGGCCGGGTTCCCAGCCGGCGGTGCGCAGGGCGGTGTCCACGGCGGCGGGGAAGCGGGTGGCCGAGGAGCGGTCGTAGGAGGCGGAGGAGGTGGTCATGGTCGTGGGGGTCAGGCCTTCTCTGAGGCGGGGGTGAGGTCGACGGCGCGTACGCCGAAGTGGGCGAGGAGGGCTTCGCAGGAGCGGCAGGGGGGTGCGTAGGTGCCGTGGAGCGGGTCGCCGTCTTCGCGGATGCGGCGGGCGGTGATCTTGGCGTGTTTGAGGGAGCGGCGGGCTTCGTTCGCGGTGAGGGGTTTGCGGGAGGCGCGGCGGCTGCGGGCGCCTTCGGCGGTGGTGAGGTGGCGGGAGAGCAGGATGGCTTCGGGGCAGCGGCCGGTGAAGCGTTCCCGCTGGCCGCTGGTGAGGGTGTCGAGGAAGTCCTGGACGAGGGGGTGGAGTGCGGGTGGCTGGTCGGCTTTGCCGGCGGTGCCGGTGAGGGTTTCGCCGCGTACGGAGAGGGCTGCGGCGACGGTGGGGAGGATGCCGTCGCGGCGGAAGCGCAGGACGGGGGCTGCGGGCCGGCCGTCGGTGCTGCTCCAGCGCAGGCGTGGGTCTCCGGCGGGCCGGCCGGTCGCCTGTGTGCCTTGGCCGCCCGTTCCCGAGGCGTCGTCGGCCGTGTCTGTGCGTGTGGCGGTGTTCTGCATGGTCGCGTCTTCCCTCCCGTGGCGGCGGTGGTGGCCGCTGTCGCGCACGCCCCCGTGCTGAGGGGACAGCCTGTCAAATGTCCCCTGTCGTGTGGAAGCGGGGTCGAATATTCGTATCAATTCGGATGTTCCTGGCCCTCGCGCGGGTGCGGGGGTCGTGGGCGGGTGAGGCTCTTGCCGGAGCACATAGGCTGTGGTGAACCAGCCAGATCCAGCAGGGGGCTACCGCCATGACGACAGGTCGGCTCGGGCAGCAGGCCGCGCCACCCAACGCCGCGTACTCGGGGCAGGTCGTGCATTTCCCGGACCCGGTCCGGGCCGCTCGGCATCCCCACGGTGTGCGGATGGACGGGGACGGACATCCCGACTTCTCCCCGTACGCGCGTGCTGCGGTGGAGATTGCCGAGCCGCCGGAGGGTTTCGGTGTGGACGAGCTGCGGCTGACGGACTGTGTGTCCGCGAACGCGGCGATGCATGCGGCCGGTCATGCGCTGTGGGACACGGTCGGGCCGGTGGCGACTCCGCACGGCTGGACCTGGCACCACGTGGCGGGGACGCGGCGGATGGAACTGGTCCCGGTCGAGGTGAAGGCGCTGCTGCGGCATCACGCGGGGCTGGCGACGGCGCCGGTCGACCATGAGAAGCGTGGGACGCGGCCGTTGCAGGAGGTGCGTCCGGTGCACCTGGGGTTGCCGAAGTCGGTGGTGTCGGTGGCCGAGGAGGCGGTGCAGGGTGTCGAGGAGGATCTCGGCTACCGGTTGCCGGAGGCGTACCGCGGGTTCCTGAAGGCTGCGGGTGGCTGTGCGCCGGTGGGTGCGGGTCTCGACGTGGAGCTCGGTGTGCTGGTGGACCAGCCTTTCTTCACGGTGCGTGAGGAGGCGGCGGTCAATGACCTCGTGTACGTCAACAAGTGTCTGCGGGACCATCTGACGAAGGACTACCTGTGCGTGGCCTTCGTTCAGGGGGGTCTGCTCGCGGTGAAGGTGAAGGGCGAGGCGATCGGCTCGGTGTGGTTCTCCCCGTACGACGACGCCCGCGACCGGGACGGCTGGTCGGTGCAGGAGCGCGTGGAGCGGTTGTTGCTGCCGTGCGGTGCCGATTTCGATGCCTTCCTCGAGCGGTTGGCGGGGAACCCGCCGGAGTTGGAGACGGTGGCCGGTCTGATGGTGGACGGCGGATTCGCACGCTCGGTTCCCGTGTCGGGGTCGGTTGCGGGGCCGGGTGCGGCACCGGTGGAGGGGTGACGGCGCGATGGTGACGTTTGCGCAGGCGCAGGAGCGCGCCGAGGAGTGGATCAACGGGGACGTGCCCGCGTACCAGCACCGGGAGGTGCGCGTACGGGAGTTCGGGCTCGGGTTCGTGGTGTGGGCGGAGGACCGTGCGGCGGGTCCGGTGTCCGGTGGGGGCCGGCAGAGGCTGGTCATTGCGCGGGACAGTGGTGAGGTGACGTTGTGGCCGGGTCTGCCGGTGGGTGAGGTGATCCGCCGGTACGAGGAGGAGTACGGGGCTGCGGCTGCGCCGGTGGTGGAGGCGTCGGTGCCGTCGCCGCGGATCGACTCGGAGCAGACCTCGTTCATGCTGAGTCCGCCGGAGTGGTTGCAGGAGGCGGCGGACCGGGCGGGGATTCCGGCGGCGCCGGCGCCTGCCGCGGCTGCCCCTGCCCCTGCCCCTGCCCCTGCCCCCGTGCCTGCTTCGGAGCCTGCGGTGCCGGCTGCGTCTGAGCCCGTTCGGGCGTCCGCGCCCGAGCCGGTGGAGGCGGTGCCGCTGCGCCGCGAGGTGCCGTACGAGCCGACGGCCAACGACGGGGTGCCCGTCGGGGCGACGCCGTGGGCCGGGACCGATGTGAACCCCGGTGCGGACGACGTGTCCGTACCGCTGCCCGCGACGGTGTTCGCGCCGCCGCTGTCAGGGTCGGACCTGGAGGACGTGGCGCCGCCGCCCGGCGGGGCCTCGGAGGCGAAGACCGCGCTGATTCCCGGGGGCAGCCAGCTCCCCAGGACGGCGATCGCGCCGGCCCTGCACCTCGGGGCCGACGCGGGCCCGGATTCCGGGTCCATTGCCGATGCGCCGACGAGCAAGGCCCAGGTCTCGCGGCCGGGCGCGCAGCCGGTGACGCCGCCCGGTCCGCCGGGGGCTCCCGGTGCGCCTGGTGCTCCGGGGGTTCCCGCTGCGCCTGGCGGCGGGCTGGATCATGCCGCGACGATGCTGGCGGGTCCGGCGGTGACGGGTCAGCCTGCGCCTCCGGGGCCTCCCGGTCCGCCCGGTGCTCCGGGTGCTTCCGGTGTGGGTCAGCCGCCTGCGCCTCCCGGTCCGCCGGGTGCTCCGGGTTCGCTGGGGCGTGGGCTGGATCATGCCGCGACGATGCT
This genomic interval carries:
- a CDS encoding YwqJ-related putative deaminase, which codes for MQNTATRTDTADDASGTGGQGTQATGRPAGDPRLRWSSTDGRPAAPVLRFRRDGILPTVAAALSVRGETLTGTAGKADQPPALHPLVQDFLDTLTSGQRERFTGRCPEAILLSRHLTTAEGARSRRASRKPLTANEARRSLKHAKITARRIREDGDPLHGTYAPPCRSCEALLAHFGVRAVDLTPASEKA
- a CDS encoding sensor histidine kinase, producing the protein MTVSGEEQGGAGRDGPLWWERRRGAVLDVGLAVVSAVECAVEGVPFAREAGVPVAVGVLFGLLVGSTLVLRRRWPIAVVLVGIAVSPAAMGFLLGVVGLYTLAECEVPRRITATLTSMSLVATFVVMYVRTSGDQGASRSLVIVLSVFVAVALTVPPVLLGLYIGARRRLMESLQERADSLERELSLLADRAEERAEWARTEERTRIAREMHDVVAHRVSLMVVHAAALEAVAAKDPARAAKNAALVGDMGRQALTELREMLGVLRVAESPKRAPAAASAAVVPVAALVGSFEEGPGPSLGELEALVGQSRAAGMVVELDVRGVGEGYPAEVEQTAYRVVQEALTNCHKHAPGARVVVRLAHREGEVAMQVENGPCGADVVQPGLPSGGNGLVGMRERVLGLGGVFVSGPTDEGGFKVSAVLPRGSRRA
- a CDS encoding SUKH-3 domain-containing protein — encoded protein: MTTSSASYDRSSATRFPAAVDTALRTAGWEPGRWDIKQAEFWADALRDHTTPAGHRHTVFPAAVEAWAEFGGLTVTAPGPGRQIAPVPVRLDPLTGLHLARTFADLGRALSTELCPLGVDADADSHLAIDREGRVYGIDHTGDWYLGGAVDEALTLLLTGLQPTRLTTAA
- a CDS encoding SMI1/KNR4 family protein — protein: MTTGRLGQQAAPPNAAYSGQVVHFPDPVRAARHPHGVRMDGDGHPDFSPYARAAVEIAEPPEGFGVDELRLTDCVSANAAMHAAGHALWDTVGPVATPHGWTWHHVAGTRRMELVPVEVKALLRHHAGLATAPVDHEKRGTRPLQEVRPVHLGLPKSVVSVAEEAVQGVEEDLGYRLPEAYRGFLKAAGGCAPVGAGLDVELGVLVDQPFFTVREEAAVNDLVYVNKCLRDHLTKDYLCVAFVQGGLLAVKVKGEAIGSVWFSPYDDARDRDGWSVQERVERLLLPCGADFDAFLERLAGNPPELETVAGLMVDGGFARSVPVSGSVAGPGAAPVEG